Proteins from a genomic interval of Candidatus Neomarinimicrobiota bacterium:
- a CDS encoding thioredoxin family protein, with the protein MLSILVLGPGCYNCHKLEALCKEVVEEQGIEAAIAPITDLNQIHALGVMMTPGLVINGKVVSSGRIPAKATLEQWILEAAQ; encoded by the coding sequence ATGCTCAGTATTCTGGTGCTTGGCCCGGGCTGCTATAACTGCCACAAGCTGGAAGCCCTGTGCAAGGAGGTGGTGGAGGAACAGGGTATAGAGGCAGCTATCGCGCCCATAACCGACCTGAATCAGATTCACGCCCTGGGAGTGATGATGACTCCTGGACTGGTGATCAACGGCAAAGTGGTCAGCAGCGGGAGGATTCCCGCCAAGGCTACACTGGAACAGTGGATTCTGGAAGCCGCTCAGTAG